A portion of the Labeo rohita strain BAU-BD-2019 unplaced genomic scaffold, IGBB_LRoh.1.0 scaffold_657, whole genome shotgun sequence genome contains these proteins:
- the LOC127161471 gene encoding lysine-specific demethylase 5A encodes MALFREFEAPPECPVFEPSWQDFSDPFGFIHKIRDIAENTGICKIRPPQGWQPPFACDVRSFRFTPRIQRLNELEALTRVKLNFLDQIAKFWELQGCKLRFPHVERKVLDLYLLSKLVSAEGGFEVVCKEKRWSKISSRMGFPGGKGVGSLLRSHFERILYPYELFRSGASLTGVHRLYPEAPDPEDVDEGIGGGEEEAADEEEEKERRAERRSPRRLKDERENTEPKAVQVFGGGPQLLGLDIVAADDESFLRKQKHMRAQAFAIKMRPRKEMLEVNYVSVMFVCHNCVPVFEQYKFYSCI; translated from the exons ATGGCGCTGTTCCGCGAGTTCGAGGCTCCGCCGGAGTGTCCGGTGTTCGAGCCGAGCTGGCAGGACTTCAGCGACCCGTTCGGCTTCATCCACAAGATCCGCGACATCGCCGAGAACACGGGCATCTGCAAGATCAGACCGCCACAG GGCTGGCAGCCTCCGTTCGCCTGCGACGTGCGCAGTTTCAGATTCACTCCTCGAATCCAGCGGCTCAACGAGCTGGAG GCCCTCACCAGAGTCAAGCTCAACTTCCTGGACCAGATCGCCAAGTTCTGGGAGCTCCAGGGCTGCAAACTGCGCTTCCCTCACGTGGAGAGAAAAGTGCTGGACCTGTACCTGCTCAGCAAG CTGGTGTCTGCAGAAGGAGGTTTCGAGGTGGTCTGTAAGGAGAAGCGCTGGTCTAAGATCAGCAGTCGCATGGGTTTTCCCGGTGGGAAAGGTGTGGGATCGCTGCTGCGCTCTCATTTCGAGCGGATCCTGTATCCGTATGAGCTCTTCCGGTCCGGAGCGTCGCTGACC GGAGTTCACAGGCTTTACCCAGAAGCCCCTGACCCCGAGGACGTAGATGAAGGCATCGGAGGTGGAGAGGAAGAGGCCGCGGACGAGGAGGAAGAGAAGGAGAGACGAGCCGAGAGACGCTCCCCTCGACGGCTCAAGGACGAG AGAGAAAACACGGAGCCCAAAGCCGTGCAGGTGTTCGGCGGCGGCCCGCAGCTGCTCGGATTAGACATCGTGGCGGCAG ATGATGAGAGCTTCCTCAGGAAACAGAAGCACATGAGGGCTCAGGCGTTTGCTATTAAAATGCGTCCGCGCAAGGAGATGCTGGAGGTCAATTATGTGAGtgtgatgtttgtgtgtcatAACTGTGTTCCTGTGTTTGAGCAGTACAAGTTTTACTCCTGTATCTGA